Proteins co-encoded in one Arachis hypogaea cultivar Tifrunner chromosome 11, arahy.Tifrunner.gnm2.J5K5, whole genome shotgun sequence genomic window:
- the LOC112721372 gene encoding NAC domain-containing protein 7, which yields MNTFSHVPPGFRFHPTDEELVDYYLRKKVASKKIDLDVIKDVDLYKIEPWDLQELCKIGSDEENDWYFFSHKDKKYPTGTRTNRATKAGFWKATGRDKAIYSKQHCLIGMRKTLVFYKGRAPNGHKSDWIMHEYRLETNENGTAPEEGWVVCRVFKKKMATVRKIGDYDSPCSWYDEQVPFMQDLESSSPIKPPIINNNHYASSYNYHQLQLPCKPEFHQLMQYNNMNMPRHDDAADNNNNFLQLPQLESPNGGISPFLQQQDHHHQLLQQQNSNSNYHLDQVTDWRVLDKFVASQLMSHGHDDNDDDGHNNNNNVSKEVINSYSDASILHVAQQIAMLANGSSSSSSSRRPQISHQEYAASTSTSSSQIDLWKSSS from the exons ATGAACACCTTCTCCCACGTACCTCCAGGCTTTCGTTTTCATCCGACTGATGAAGAATTAGTTGACTACTACCTTAGGAAAAAGGTAgcatccaaaaagattgatctAGATGTCATCAAAGATGTTGATCTCTATAAAATTGAGCCATGGGATCTTCAag AACTATGCAAAATAGGAAGCGATGAAGAAAATGACTGGTATTTCTTCAGTCATAAAGATAAGAAGTACCCAACAGGAACAAGAACGAATAGGGCAACAAAAGCAGGGTTTTGGAAAGCCACGGGAAGAGATAAAGCAATATACTCAAAGCAGCATTGCCTTATTGGAATGAGAAAGACTCTTGTCTTCTACAAAGGAAGAGCTCCTAATGGCCACAAGTCTGACTGGATCATGCATGAGTATCGCCTTGAAACCAATGAAAATGGAACTGCTCCG GAAGAAGGGTGGGTTGTATGTAGAGTGTTCAAGAAGAAAATGGCAACAGTGAGGAAAATTGGAGACTATGATTCACCATGTTCTTGGTACGATGAACAAGTTCCCTTCATGCAAGATCTTGAATCCTCATCCCCAATAAAGCCACCAATAATTAACAACAACCATTATGCTTCTTCATACAACTACCACCAGTTACAATTACCCTGCAAACCGGAATTCCATCAACTTATGCAATACAACAACATGAACATGCCACGTCACGACGACGCTGCTGATAATAACAACAACTTCCTCCAACTTCCTCAGCTTGAAAGCCCTAATGGTGGAATTAGCCCCTTCTTGCAACAACAAGATCATCATCATCAGCTATTGCAACAACAAAATTCCAACAGCAATTATCATCTTGATCAAGTAACCGATTGGCGAGTTCTCGATAAATTCGTTGCGTCGCAGCTCATGAGTCATGgtcatgatgataatgatgacgatggccacaacaataataataatgtttccaAAGAAGTAATAAACAGTTATTCTGATGCTTCAATTCTCCATGTGGCTCAACAGATTGCTATGCTGGCAAATGGAtcgtcatcttcatcatcatcaaggaggCCTCAAATTTCTCATCAGGAATATGCTGCTTCAACTTCCACATCAAGTTCTCAGATTGATCTCTGGAAGTCATCGTCatga